From the genome of Vicia villosa cultivar HV-30 ecotype Madison, WI linkage group LG2, Vvil1.0, whole genome shotgun sequence, one region includes:
- the LOC131649921 gene encoding uncharacterized protein LOC131649921, which translates to MAAPVESLLGDYGGANAPTSRMTIVNQPFDVAHFQLHPATIQQLEKKPFSGRINEDANKHLQRFLTMTTSLKIEGHSEEAEKLNFVNGLKLKTKQLINTAAGGSTNFKTATEIKKIIDAIAANEHLELYDRSVNQPEGLVDLKLSNQVVKMEDQIPAEVEHRLKQMALEKQTVAQVQPAQPIQTVNCEICGGPHFAMHCVVTAQQKDQQGNVPKQVPTPYQGLQQQQQYRPPPQQPYQQPYQQPQQQFQQQGQRKADWEIAIEKMAAQSSQFQEETRSNFRNTGASIKNLEIQMSQIAQQLASPQQPGPLPSATIPNPKDHNNVSAIITRSGKAKEAVKESAEGEELLLEVDLEIKENEVEAEDLVVSEPVTKEKEVEPKPTIKLPFSTRNKKKGQHEKNFEKFLEMFKKLELNIPFLEALEQMTTYAKFMKDIISKKRTIDRDPIILTETCSAILQGMKIPVKKKDRGSVTIPCTIGDRSFKKALIDLGASVSLMPLSIYKRLGIGKVQDTRMTLQFSDHSVKRPYGIVEDALVKIDKFVFPVDFVILEMPEDEEIPIILGRPFLETGRCLIDIEEGTMTLKVYDEELKIDVRNTMKYKDDVTTSQHIEVIDQIVTDAHALNSQQLPLERVLSLSIFDETEVVDEKEMEVIAMMGAIPTLKGS; encoded by the exons ATGGCAGCTCCCGTAGAAAGTctgttaggtgattatggtggagcaaatgcaccaACCAGCCGGATGACGATTGTGAATCAACCGTTCGATGTTGCTCACTTTCAGTTGCACCCAGCAACGATACAACAACTTGAAAAGAAACCTTTCtctggaagaatcaatgaagatgcaaacaaacaCTTGCAgaggtttcttactatgacaacGTCGTTGAAAATAGAGGGGCATTCTGAAGAGGCGGAGAAATTG AACTTTGTGAATGGTCTGAAGTTGAAAACTAAGCAACTAATTAACACAGCTGCcggtggttcaacaaattttaaaacagccACGGAGATAAAGAAGATCATAGATGCTATTGCAGCAAACGAACATTTAGAGTTGTATGACCGCAGTGTTAATCAACCGGAGGGGTTAGTTGATTTGAAGCTGTCAAATCAAGTTGTGAAAATGGAAGATCAGATTCCAGCTGAAGTTGAGCACAGATTGAAACAAATGGCACTTGAAAAGCAAACTGTTGCACAGGTTCAACCAGCTCAGCCGATTCAAACGGTaaattgtgaaatatgtggaggacctcacTTTGCCATGCATTGTGTGGTAACAGCACAACAG AAAGATCAACAAGGAAATGTTCCTAAACAAGTGCCTACTCCATATCAAggtttacaacaacaacaacaatatcgaCCACCACCACAACAACCATATCAGCAACCAtatcaacaacctcagcaacaatTTCAGCAACAAGGACAaagaaaagcagattgggagattgccatTGAAAAAATGGCCGCTCAAAGCTCtcaattccaagaagaaacaaggagtaaTTTTCGGAACACAGGTGCATCGATTAAGAATCTTGAAATTCAGatgagtcaaatagcacaacaactAGCAAGTCCTCAACAACCTGGACCTCTACCTAGTGCAACAATTCCAAATCCCAAAGATCACAATAATGTGAGTGCCATAATCACTAGAAGTGGTAAAGCAAAAGAAGCTGTGAAGGAAAGTGCCGAAGGAGAAGAGCTATTATTGGAAGTTGATCTAGAAATAAAGGAAAATGAGGTAGAAGCTGAAGATTTGGTTGTGTCGGAACCTGTGACGAAAGAGAAGGAGGTTGAGCCAAAACCCACCATTAAACTTCCTTTCTCtacaagaaataagaagaaggGGCAGCAtgagaaaaattttgaaaaattcttggAGATGTTCAAAAAGCTCGAGTTAAACATTCCATTCCTGGAGGCATTGGAGCAAATGACTACatatgccaaattcatgaaggacatcatcTCAAAGAAAAGAACCATCGATCGTGACCCTATTATTCTAACTGAAacgtgtagtgctattttgcagggtatgaagatcCCGGTGAAAAAGAAGGACCGAGGTTCCGTGACTATCCCTTGCACAATTGGGGATCGGTCCTTCAAGAAAGCTCTTATTGATTTAGGagcaagtgtgagtcttatgccGCTGTCTATTTACAAAAGGCTAGGAATTGGTAAAGTGCAAGATACAAGGATGACACTCCAATTTTCCGATCACTCAGTAAAGAGACCATACGGGATAGTAGAAGATGCGCTTGTAAAGATTGATAAGTTTGTGTTCCCGGTGGATTTTGTCATCTTAGAGATGCCGGAGGATGAAGAGATTCCGATAATTttgggaagaccattcttagagaCGGGAAGATGTTTGATAGATATAGAAGAAGGCACAATGACTCTGAAGGTATATGATGAGGAGTTAAAAATTGATGTTCGCAACACCATGAAGTATAAGGATGATGTTACAACCAGTCAACATATTGAGGTAATTGATCAAATTGTTACTGATGCACATGCTTTGAATTCACAACAATTACCTTTAGAGAGGGTGTTGAGTCTATCAATTTTTGATGAAACGGAAGTGGTTGACGAAAAAGAGATGGAAGTAATAGCAATGATGGGAGCGATACCAACTTTGAAAGGCTCTTGA